In the Cellulomonas sp. C5510 genome, TGGAAGCCGCGGATCACCCCGGCCTGCCGCAGGGCCCGCACCCGGGCCAGGCACGTGGAGGGCGCGATCCCGGCCGCCGCGGCGAGCGCGTTGTTCGGCATCCGCCCGTCCTGCTGCAGCAGGCGGATCAGCCGCCGGTCCACGGCGTCGAGGCGAAGATCGTTCGGCCGTGTGACCGACGTCGCACCCGGGGTTGCAGGATGTTCGGCCATGGGGGCAGCGTAACGAACCGACACACGCTGTTACCCAGCCGATACACCACGAAGTTCAGTCTGGTGCCCGCGCAGGTCCTCCCCGGCCCTGCGGCAGCCGCACGAGCCCCCGGAGGCGTCGTCATGAGGGTCGGTATCCCCGCCGAGATCAAGAACCACGAGTACCGCGTCGCCATCACCCCCGCCGGGGTGCACCAGCTCGTCGCCCGCGGGCACGAGGTGCTGGTGCAGGCCGGCGCCGGGACCGGATCGGCGATCGCCGACGCGGACTACGCCGCCGTCGGTGCCCGGATCGTGCCCACGGCGGCCGAGCTGTGGGCGTCGTCGGAGCTGGTCTGCAAGGTCAAGGAGCCGATCGCCCCGGAGTACGGCTACCTGCGCCCGGACCTGGTGCTGTTCACGTACCTGCACCTGGCCGCGGACCGCCCCCAGACCGACGCCCTGCTCGCCTCGGGTGTCACGTCCATCGCCTACGAGACGGTCCAGCTGCCCGACGGGTCGCTGCCGCTGCTGGCCCCCATGAGCGAGGTCGCCGGGCGGCTCGCCCCGCAGGTCGGCGCGTACCACCTCATGCGGAGCGGCGGTGGCTCCGGCCGGCTGCTCGGCGGGGTGCCGGGCGTGGCCCCCGCGAAGGTCGTGGTGATCGGCGGTGGCGTGGCCGGGCAGCACGCCGCGGAGGTCGCGCTCGGCATGCGCGCCGACGTCACGGTGCTGGACCTGTCCGTGCCGCGGCTGCGCGAGCTCGACGTGGCGTTCGGGGGGCGCGTGCGCACGCTCGCGTCCTCGGCCCTCGCGGTCCAGGAGGCCGTCGCCGACGCGGACCTCGTGGTCGGCGCCGTGCTCGTCCCCGGGGCGCGGGCGCCGAAGCTCGTCACGGACGACATGGTCGCCGGCATGCGGCCGGGGTCCGTGCTCGTCGACGTCGCCGTGGACCAGGGCGGGTGCTTCGCCTCGACGCGGCCCACCACGCACGACGACCCGACGTTCCCGGTGCACGACGCGGTGTTCTACTGCGTCGCGAACATGCCCGGCGCGGTGCCCGTGACGTCGACGCGGGCCCTCACCAACGCCACGCTGCCGTACCTGACGGCACTGGCCGACCTCGGGTGGCGCGACGCCCTCGCGGCCGACCCGGCGCTGGCCGGGGGCCTGTCGACGCACGCCGGCGAGCTGTACCACGCGGGCGTCGGCGCGGCCCACGGGCTGCCGGTGCGGAGGCAGGCGCTCGTCGGCTGACACCCGCGGCCCGCGCGACGCCCAGGGGGTCGCGCGGGCCCCGGCGTGGCCGGCGCGCGGGCCGACCGCCCGCCCGGGACGACGCCGAAACCCGGTGCGGGCACCGCGTCGTCGCTGGCAGAGTGGCCGGATGGACCCGTTCGAGCTGACCGACGGCGTGGTGCTGCTGCGCACCCCCGGCCCCGAGGACGTCGACCGCATCACCGAGGTCTGCCAGGACCCCGACGTCCAGGAGTGGACGACCGTCCCGAGCCCGTACCGGCGCGAGGACGCCGAGGGCTTCGTCGGCGGGTACGTGGGCGACGGGTGGGCGAAGGGCACGGCGTGCACCTGGGCGGTGCGCGACGCCGTCGACGGCACGCTGGTCGGCATGGTCGGGCTCGTCATGGAGGGCGCGGGCTCCGCCGAGATCGGGTACTGGCTCGCGCCCGACCGCCGGGGGCAGGGCGTCATGTCCCGCGCCGTCGCCCTCGTGGTCGGGGCGGCGTTCGGCCGGCTCGGCCTCGTGCGCCTGTCGTGGCGGGCGTTCGTCGGCAACGGGCCGTCGCGGCGGGTGGCCGAGCGCGCGGGGTTCCGCGTCGAGGGCGAGCTGCGCGGCGGCGGCGTGCAGCGCGGCGTGCGCCGCGACGAGTGGCTCGGCACCCTGCTGCGGGACGACCCGCGCCCCGCCTGAGCCCGTCCGCCGGCAGCACCCGGCCCGGTCCGACACGCCGGTCCGGGTGCCCCCGACACGCCGCCCGGCAGTCATCCGCACCAAGATGAGGGGATGACCTCCCTGCTCGACGCGGACAACCCGTTCGCCGCCCCGTCCTCCCTGCCCTACGGCCTGCCCGACTTCACCCGCATCCGCGCGGAGCACTACCGCCCCGCACTGCTCGCCGGCATGGCGGAGCAGCGGGCCGAGGTCGAGGCGATCGCGTCCTCGTCGGAGCCTCCGACGGTGGAGAACACCCTCGACGCCCTCGAGAGGTCCGGGCGGCTGCTGCACCGCGCCGCCACGGTGTTCTTCAACCAGTCGTCGTCGGACTCCACGCCCGCGCTGGAGGAGCTGGAGGAGGAGGTCGCCCCGCTGCTCGCCGCGCACAGCGACGCGATCCACCTGGACCGCCGCCTCTTCGCCCGGGTGGAGGCGCTGCACGCCGCGCACGAGTCCGGCGAGCTGGACCTCGAGCCCGACACCGCCTGGCTGCTGCACCGCCAGCACACCGCGTTCGTGCGCGCCGGCGTGCGGCTCGACGACGCCGCGCAGGCGCGCCTGCGGGAGCTGAACGCCGAGATCACCCGCCTGGAGACGGTGTTCGGGCGGCTGCTGCTCGCCGACACGAACGCCTCGGCCGTCCTCGTCACCGACGAGGCGGAGCTGGACGGCCTGCCGGAGGACGCCCGCGCGGCCGCCGCCGAGGCCGCCGCCCGCCGGGGCCACGAGGGCGCCTGGCTGATCGACCTGGTGCTGCCGACGCAGCAGCCCGCGCTCGCCCAGCTCCGCGACCGCGGCCTGCGCGAGCGGCTGCACGCGGCGTCGGTGTCCCGCGGCGGTCGCGGCGGCGAGCACGACACCCGCGCCACCCTGCTGGCGCTCGCGCGGCTGCGCGCCGAGCGGGCGCTGCTCCTGGGCTACCCGCACCACGCCGCGTACGTGGCGGAGGACGCCACGGCGAAGACCCCCGAGGCCGTCGCGGAGATGCTCGCGCGCCTGGCGCCGGCCGCCGTGGCCAACGCCCGCGCCGAGGCGGCCGACCTCACCGAGGCCCTCCGGCGCGACGTGCCCGGCGCGACCCTCGAGGCGTGGGACTGGGCGTACTACGCCGAGCAGGTCCGGCAGGAGCGCCGCTCGCTCGACGAGTCCCGGCTGCGCCCGTACCTGGAGCTCGACCGCGTGCTGCACGAGGGCGTGTTCCGGGCGGCGCACGAGCTCTACGGCCTGTCGTTCACCGAGCGCCCCGACTTGACCGGCTACCACCCGGACGTGCGGGTGTTCGAGGTCACGGACGCCGACGGCTCCGGCCTCGGCCTGTTCCTCGGCGACTACTGGACGCGCGACTCCAAGCGCGGCGGGGCGTGGATGAACAACCTCGTCGACCAGTCGACGCTGCTGGGCGAGGCGCCGGTGGTGGTGAACAACCTCAACATCCCGAAGCCGCCCGCCGGCCAGCCGACGCTGCTCACCTGGGACGAGGTCATCACGCTGTTCCACGAGTTCGGGCACGCGCTGCACGGGCTGTTCTCGGCGGTGCGGTACCCGTCGCAGTCGGGCACGGAGGTGCCGCGCGACTTCGTGGAGTACCCGTCGCAGGTCAACGAGATGTGGGCGTGGGAGCCGTCGGTGCTGCGGGCGTACGCGGTGCACCACGAGACCGGTGAGCCGATGCCGCAGGAGTGGGTCGACACGCTCATCGCGGCGCGGCAGGACGGCGAGGGCTTCGCGACGACGGAGTACCTGGCCGCAGCCCTGCTGGACCAGGCGTGGTACCGCCTGGCGCCGCAGGACGTGCCGACGGACGTCGAGCAGGTCGAGGCGTTCGAGGCGGCGGCGCTGGAGGCCGCGGGCGTGGCGTTCGCGCCGGTTCCGCCGCGGTACCGGACCACGTACTTCAACCACGTGTTCGGCGGCGGGTACTCGGCCGGGTACTACTCGTACATCTGGTCCGAGGTGCTGGACGCCGACACGGTGACGTGGTTCGAGGAGAACGGCGGCCTGCGCCGGGAGAACGGCGACACCTTCCGGGCGCGGCTCCTCTCGCGCGGCGGCTCCGTCGACCCGATGCAGGCGTTCGCCGACCTCCGCGGCCGCACCCCCGACATCACCCCCCTCCTCACCCGCCGCGGCCTCACCCCGTCCTGACCCACCCACCCACCCCCACCCCCCGCCCGCCCCCGCCCGGCCGGACCTTCTCGCGAGCTCGGCAGTTCCGCGACGACGTCGGCAGCTCCAGGTGCCGAACTCGCCTCGGACTGCCGAGCTCGCGGGAAGGGGTGCGCGCTGGGGTGAGGGGTGCGGGTGGGGGTGGGGGCGCCGGTACGGTGGGCGGTATGGCCTCCGCACCCGCCTCCCAGCCGCAGGACCCGCACGACACCTCGGTGGCCGAGGGGGAGGTCGTGCGCCTGTGCCAGGACCTCATCCGGATCGACTCGTCGAACTACGGCGACGGCTCCGGGCCGGGGGAGCGGGCGGCGGCCGAGCACGTCATGGCGCTGCTGCACGAGGTCGGCCTGGAACCCGAGCTGTTCGAGTCGGCGCCCGGCCGGGCGAACGTCGTGGTGCGGCTGGAGGGCGAGGACCGGTCCCGGCCGGCACTGGTGCTGCACGGCCACACCGACGTCGTCCCGGCCGAGGCGAAGGACTGGAAGGTCGACCCGTTCGCCGGCGAGGAGTTCGACGGCATGGTGTGGGGCCGCGGCGCCGTCGACATGAAGGGCATGGACGCGATGATCCTGGCGGTCGTCCGCCAGATGGCCCGCGAGGGCCGCCGCCCCGCGCGGGACGTGGTCGTCGCGATGTTCGCCGACGAGGAGGCCGGCGGCCGGTTCGGCGCCCGCTACGCCGTCGACCACCGCCCCGAGCTGTTCGAGGGCGCGACGGAGGCCGTGTCGGAGGTCGGCGGGTTCTCCGTGGACGTGCAGGGCCGGCGGGCGTACCTGCTGCAGACCGCCGAGAAGGGCATCGCGTGGCTGCGCCTGGTCGCGGACGGCACCGCGGGCCACGGCTCGGCGGTCAACCCCGACAACGCGGTCACGGAGCTCGCGGCCGCCGTCGCCCGCATCGGCGCCTACCAGTGGGACACCCGCCTGACGCCGACGGTGCTCGCACTGCTCGAGGGTGTCGCCGACCTGACCGGTCTGCCGCTCGACGTGGACGACCCGCTGGCGATCGACCGGCTCATCGGGGCGCTCGGTCCGGCCCGTCGGTTCGTCGGCTCGTCGATCCGCACCCTCGCCAACCCGACGCAGCTGCAGGCCGGCTACAAGTCGAACGTCATCCCCGGTCGCGCGACGGCGACGATCGACGTCCGCCCGCTGCCCGGCGACCACGAGGACGTGCTGGCCACGGTGCGCGAGCTCGCGGGCCCGCACGTGCGGGTGGAGCCGGAGCACATCGACATCGGCCTGGAGGTGCCCGCGACGGGCGGACTCGTCGACACCATGACCGACGTGCTGCGCGCCCAGGACCCCGGGGCCGTCGTGCTGCCCTACATGCTGTCCGCGGGCACCGACAACAAGTCGCTGGCCCGGCTCGGCATCACCGGCTACGGCTTCGCGCCGCTGCGGCTGCCGGCGGACCTCGACTTCACGGCGCTGTTCCACGGCGTCGACGAGCGGGTGCCCTCCGACTCGCTGCGGTTCGGCGTCCGGGTGCTGGACGGCCTGCTGCGGGAGGCCTGAGCCCCGCGCGGCGCCCGGCCGCAGGGGTCAGTCCCCGAACGCCCCGAGCGTCGACCGGACCCGGATGATCCGGCGCCGCAGCCACACCTTGCGCTCCCCGCCGGAGTAGAGCAGCGTCCGCGCGAGCTCCCAGCGGCCGTACTCCGCCTCGTCGGTGAGCAGCCGCCGGGCGTCGTTGCGGCTCGTGCTCCGGGGGATCGTGAGGACGCGGTACTCGTACTGCCGTGCCGCCTCGGGGGAGTCGGGCCGCTTCGCGCCCTGGTCCGTGCGTGCCATGCGCACCGCCTTCCGCTGACGTCGTGGGTGCCATTGTGCCTGGTGCGGCGCTACGGTCATCGCATGGCTATCGACCCGCGCGCGGCGCTGGACCGGCTCATCGCTGCCCTGGAGGCGCACTACACGGCCGTGGCGACCCGTCGGGGCGAGGACGACCCCGCCGTGGACGACGCGTACGACGTGCTGGCGGACGCCTTCGAGGTGTACGACGACGCGCTCGGCACCGTGCACGGCGAGGCCACGCCGTTCTACCTCGCGGAGGAGGACGACGAGGACGACGAGGACGACGACGCCACGGACGACGACGACCTCGACGACCTGCCCGAGTACGCGTACGACGACGAGGACGACGCGGTCCGTCCCGGCTCCTGACGCGGCGGGTCCGGCCCGCGGACGTCAACGGCGCTCGGGGTACCCCAGGCCCGGTGCGCTGACCTCGTCGAGCGCCCGCAGGATCTCCGGGGGCAGCTCGACGTCCTCGGCGGCGAGCGAGGCGCGCAGCTGCGCGGGCGTCCGCGCGCCGACCACCGCGGACGCGACCTGCGCGCGCACCCGCAGCCAGGCGAGCGCGACCTCCAGCGGCGCGCGCCCGAGCCCGTCGGCGGCCGTGACGACCGCCTCGACGACCGCGGCGGCCACCGACCCCAGGTAGGGCTCCACGAACCCCGCCAGGTGCGGGGACGCCGCGCGGGAGTCGGCGGGGACGGTGCGCCGGTACTTGCCCGTCAGCACCCCGCGGCCGAGCGGCGACCACGCGAGGACGCCGATGCCGAGGTCGGCGCAGGCGGGCAGCACCTCCCGCTCGATGCCGCGCTGGAGCAGCGAGTACTCGGCCTCCACGGCGGCGAGCCCGGGGTCGTCGCCGAGCAGGGTGGCCGCGCGGGCGACCTGCCAGCCGGCGTGGTTCGACAGCCCGACGTAGCGGGCGCGCCCCGAGTCCACCGCGCGGCGCAGGGCGCTCACGGTCTCCGCGAGGGGCGTGCGGGGGTCGGGCGTCTGCACCAGCCACAGGTCGACGTGGTCCGTCCCGAGGCGGCGGAGCGACGCGTCCAGCGTGTCGAGCAGGGCGCCCCGCGACGCGTCCACGACGCCGCCGTCGGGGGTGCGACGCACGCCCGCCTTGGTGCACAGGACGACGTCCTCGCGCGCGACGACGTCCCCGAGCAGCGACCCCAGCAGCTCCTCCGCGCCGCCGTCGGCGTAGGACGCGGACGTGTCGACGAGCGTGCCGCCGGCCTCCGCGAAGTCGCGGAGCTGCTCGGCCGCGTCGTGCGCGTCGGTGTCCCGGCTCCAGGTCAGCGTCCCGAGGCCGAGGTGGGAGACCCGCAGGCCGGTCCGTCCGAGCTGGCGCTGTTCCATGCGCCCGAGCGTATCCGGGTGCCCAGGGCCAGCCGCTATCGTGGCGCCTCGTGGCTGCGCGCATCGAGAACGGGACCGTCGCATGAACGTGTTCGAGGCGGTGGTCCTCGGCCTCGTGCAGGGCCTCACGGAGTTCCTACCCGTGTCGTCGTCCGCGCACCTGCGCATCGTGGGGGAGCTGATCGGCTCCGGCGACCCGGGTGCGGCGTTCACCGCGATCACGCAGATCGGGACCGAGACGGCCGTGCTGCTGTACTTCCGCCGCGACATCGCCCGGATCTGCACGCACTGGTGGCGGGCGGTGCGCGGCGACCTCGGGTCGGACTGGCGGTCGCGGCTCGGGGCGCCGGCGGACGGCGAGGCGGACCCCGACGCGCGCATGGCCTGGTTCATCGCCCTGGGGTCTGTGCCGATCGTCGTGCTCGGCCTGCTGTTCCAGGACGCGATCGAGAAGCCGTTCCGCAACCTGTGGCTCATCGTCCTGACGCTGGCCGGGTTCGCCCTGGTGCTGGACTGGGCGGACCGGCGCGGGCGCCGGAGCCGGCCGCTCACCGGGCTGACGCCGCGGCACGCCGTGTGGTTCGGGCTCGCGCAGGCGATGGCCCTGGTGCCGGGCGTGTCCCGGTCCGGCGGCACCATCACCGCCGGCCTGCTGCTCGGCTACACGCGCGAGGCCGCCGCCCGATACTCGTTCCTGCTCGCGATCCCCGCGGTGCTCGGGTCCGGTCTCTACCAGCTCGGGTCCAGCGTCGGGGACTTCGGCACGCCCGGGACGCCCGGGCTGGGGGTGACGCTCGTCGCGACGCTGGTGGCGTTCGTGGTCGGGTACGTGGTGATCATCGGGTTCCTGAAGATCGTGTCGACGTACTCCTACCGGCCGTTCGTGGTCTACCGGATCGGCCTCGCGGTGGTCGTGGCGCTGCTGCTCGTCACGGGCGTGCTCGACCCGCTCGCGGGCGCCTGACGCCTGCGGGTCAGCGCCGGTCCGGCCCCGCACCCCGTCGTGGGCGCCCTCGCGCGGCGCGCCAGCCCCGCACCTCGAGCACCAGCGCGACCAGCAGGGCCACCAGCGCGCCGGCCCACAGCGGTGCCGCGACCTCGCGTCCGGGCGGGGTCAGCGCCAGCACCACGAGCGCCGCGGCGACGACGAGCAGCCAGGGGACGGGTCGGGGCACGGTCGGCTCGCTTCCGGCGGGGGCGTGAGGGTGTGCCAGCGTAGCCGCGGCCCGGTTCACAGCCAGCCGGACCGCTTGAACAGCCGGTAGAGCACGAACGCCGCGCCGGCCATGAGCAGCACCGAGAGCGGGTAGCCGGCGAGCCAGTGCAGCTCCGGCATGTGGTCGAAGTTCATGCCGTACACGCCCGCGATCAGCGTCGGGACCGCGATGATCGCGGCCCAGGCGGAGATCTTGCGCATGTCCTCGTTCTGCCGGACCGAGACCTGGGACAGGTGCACATTCAGCATGTCGCCGAGCAGCCGGTCGTGGCTGTCGAGGTGGCGGTCCACCTTCCCGAGCGCGGTGTCGAGCCGGCGCATCCACCGCATGGTGCGCGTCTCGCGCCGGCTGTCCTCCTGCTCGGCGACCAGCTCGGGGAACGCGGCGAGCAGCGGGACGAGGGCGCGACGCGCCTCGGCGATCTCGCGCTTGAGGTCGTACACCACCGCGGCCGGGTCGTCGGAGGCGGGTGTGAAGACGATCTGCTCGACGTCGGCGACGGCCTCCCCGACGCCGACCTCGACGTCCCCGGCGCGGCGCACGAGCGACATCAGCGCGGCCGCGAACACGTGGCTGGGGACGTCCTGCGGGAGCCGCTCCGGATCGCCGAGGTGCTCGAGCACGTCGGCGAGCAGGCCCCCCGGTCCCTCCTCCGCGGTGATGGTCACGTCGTCGACGACGAGGGCCGCCCAGGTGCCGGTCCGCACGTCACGGGTCCGGGCGTCGTAGGCGAGCGTCGGGCTCACGAGGTAGCGGCCGCCGCCGGGCAGCCGCCGCAGCTGCGGGTGGCGCGGGTCGCCCTGGCCGCCGTCGACCGACCGGCGGACCACCGAGTCCGGGATGCCGGCCTGCCGCGCGGCGTCCGCGAGACCGGCCACCGCGTCGACGTGCACCCAGGCGCTGGGTGGCTCGGCGGCCGCCAGCAGCCCCAGCAGCCCCTCCGGCGGTGTCGCCGCCCACCCGTCGTCGCCGTGGACCCACGCATGCTCCATGCGGCGGATTGTCCCGGGGGCCGCCCGTGTCCGCCCGGCGACGCGCCGCCCCGGGGCCACGGTCACCCGGCCGGGCCCGCACGGACGCGGGCGGCAGCACCCCGGACCGCCGACTACGCTCGACGCCGTGCTCACCTGGCCCGCCCCGCAGATCCCGCAGCTCCCCGGCCAGGGAGGGCCCGTGCGCGTGCGCGACACCTCGAGCGGCGAGCTCGTGGTCGCCGCACCGGGCACGGACGCGACGCTGTACGTGTGCGGCATCACGCCGTACGACGCGACGCACCTCGGGCACGCGGCGACGTACGTGGCCTTCGACCTGCTGGTCCGCGCGTGGCTCGACGAGGGCAAGCGTGTCCGCTACGCGTCGAACGTGACGGACGTCGACGACCCGCTGCTGGAGCGTGCCGAGGCCACGGGGGTCGACTGGCGGGAGCTCGCGGCGGACCAGACCGCGCTGTACCTGGAGGACATGACCGCCCTGGGCGTCGTGCCGCCCGACGTGTACACGGGAGCCGTCGAGGCGGTGCCCGACGTGGTGGCCGCGGTCGACGCGCTCGTGGCGGCCGGGGCCGCCTACGTCGTCGGGGTCCCGGACGCCCACGGCGAGGGCACGGGCGACGTGTACGCGGACCTCTCGGTCGACCCGGCGTTCGGGCGGGTCGCGCGGCTGGACCGGGCCGCGATGCTCGCGCTGTTCGGCGAGCGGGGCGGCGACCCCGACCGGCCCGGCAAGCGGGACCCGCTCGACCCGCTGCTGTGGCGGGCGGCGCGCCCGGGCGAGCCGTGCTGGGACGGCGGCGACCTGGGTCGCGGGCGGCCCGGCTGGCACATCGAGTGCGCGGTCATCGCGCGCGACGGCCTGGGCCTGCCGTTCGACGTGCAGGGCGGCGGGTCGGACCTGCGGTTCCCGCACCACGAGATGAGCACGTCCCACGCCCGGCTGATCGACGCCGGCCACGGGGCGCGGACGCACGTGCACACCGGGATGGTGGGCCTGGACGGCGAGAAGATGAGCAAGTCGCTCGGCAACCTCGTGCTGGTGTCGGAGCTGCGCGCCCGGGGCGTGGACGCCATGGCGGTGCGGCTGGCGATCCTCGACCACCACTACGCCGCGGACTGGGAGTGGACCGAGGACGCGCTGGTCTCCGCGCAGGCGCGCCTGGAGCGGTGGCGCGCCGCGGTCTCCGGGAACGGCGGGCCCTCGGCGGACGCCACCCTCGCCGCCGTGCGGGCGGCCGTGGCGGACGACCTGGACGCTCCGCGGGCGCTGCGGGCCGTCGACGCGTGGGCGGACGCCTCGCTCGCGGGTGCCGAGGACGAGCAGGGGGCGCCGGGCGTCGTCGCCCGCGCCGTCAACGCGCTGCTGGGCGTGCGGCTGTAGCCGCCGACGCCGTCCGGACGGGGACCGGCGTCAGCCGCCGATGCCCTTGTCGCGGCGGCGCAGGTAGCGCTCGAACTCCTGGGCGATCGCCTCGCCGCTCGCCTCGGGGAGCTCCGCGGTGTCCTTGGCCTCCTCCAGCTGGCGGACGTACTCCGCGATCTCGGAGTCCTCGTCCGCGAGCTCGTCGACGCCGGCCTGCCACGCGGCGGCGTCCTCGGGCAGGTCGCGGAGCGCCACGGTCTCGCCGGTGAGGGCCTCGATGCGGTGCAGCAGAGCGAGCGTGGCCTTGGGCGACGGCGGGTGCGCGACGTAGTGCGGCACCGCCGCCCACAGCGACACGGTGCGCAGCCCGCGCGCGGCGGCTTCGTGCTGCAGGACGCCGACGATGCCGGTCGGGCCCTCGTACGAGTTCGCGTCGAGGCCGAGCGCCTCCCGGACGTCCGGGTCCTCGCTCGTGGCGGTGACCGGGATGGGCCGGGTGTGCGGCACGTCCGCCAGCAGCGCGCCGAGCGTCACGACGGTGGTCGCGCGCAGGCCCTGCGCGATGTCCAGCAGCTCGCCGCAGTAGCGCCGCCACCGCATCGAGGGCTCGATGCCGTGGACGAGCACGATTCGCCGGCGTGACTGCGGGGCCGTGGCGACGGCGACCGCGGTGCTCGGCCAGGTGATCTCCCGGCGACCGTCGGGGCCCGCGGCGATCACGGGTCGGTTGACCTGGAAGTCGTGGTACTCCTCCGGGTCGAGCTCGTCGACCTGCTCCGCGCCCCACACCTCGTGCAGGTGCTCGAGGGCCTGGCTCGCGGCGGAACCCGCGTCGTTCCAGCCCTCGAAGGCCGCCAGGAGGATCGTCTCCTGCTCGGGGAGCCCCGCGGGGCCGCTCGCCTGCTCGGTCATCGTGCCAGCGTAGGACGTGCACGGCCCGGGTGTCGGACCGTGCAGGGAGAATGGACGGTGTGCCGTTCGTCCTCGTCGCTGCCGATCCCGAGCGGCCCGGCGGTGCCGTGCTGCGCGACGTCGCCGGGACCGCCGAGGCCGTCGCCGGCGTGGCCGGTCCCCCGGAACGGGTGGCGGGGCCGGACCTGCCCGCCGCGGTGGCGGACCGGGAGCGGAGCCGCCCGCGCTGGGTCTGGGACGACACCGAGCACTGGTACCCGGCCCTGCTCGCCGCGGGTGTGCGTGTGGAGCGGGCGCACGACCTGCGGCTCTGCCACGTCGTGCTGCGGCGCAGCACCCGGTGCGCGGGGACGGCGTTCGCCGACGAGCCGGACGGACCGTGGGACCGCGCCTCGCCGGCGGTCGAGCAGCCCGACGCCGCCGAGCCCAGCCTGTTCGACGACCTGACGGCCCCGGAGCCGGCGGACGCGCCGGACGTGCCGGGCGAGCTGAGCCGGCAGCTGCGCGTGCTGGAGGCGTGCGGGGACGACGGCCGGCTCCGGCTGCTGCTCGCTGCCGAGTCGGCCGGTGCGCTGATCGCGGCGGAGATGCGGCACGACGGGCTCCCGTTCCGCGCGGACGTGCACGACGCCCTGCTGACGCGGCTGCTCGGACCCCGGCCGCGCGACGGCGAGCGCCCGGCACGGCTGGCGGCGCTCGCCGGCGAGGTCGCGAGGGCGCTGGACCGGCCCGGGCTCAACCCGGACTCCCAGCCCGAGCTGCTGCGGGCGCTGCGCGCGGCCGGGCTGGACGTCGAGTCGACCCGGACCTCCGAGATCCGTGCGCAGGACCACCCGGTGCGCGAGCCGCTGCTCGAGTACAAGAAGCTCGCCCGGCTGCTGTCCGCGAACGGCTGGGCGTGGATGGACCGCTGGGCGCGCGACGGCCGGTTCCGCCCCGACTACGTGCCCGCCGGCGTGGTGACCGGCCGGTGGGCGAGCAGCGGCGGCGGCGCGCTGCAGCTGCCCGCGGGCATCCGGGCGGCCGTGCGCGCCGACCCGGGGTGGCGACTGGTCGTGGCCGACGCCGCGCAGCTCGAGCCGCGGGTGCTGGCCGCGATGTCGGGCGACGAGGCGATGGCGGCGGCCGGCCGGCACGCGGACCTGTACGCGGGGGTGGTGGAGGCGGGCACCGTCGCGGACCGGCAGCAGGCCAAGTACGCGATGCTCGGGGCGATCTACGGTGCGACGACCGGGGCGAGCGCGGTGCTCATGCCGCAGCTGGCGCGTGCCTATCCGCGCGCCGTCGCGCTGGTCGAGGAGGCCGCGCGGGCGGGGGAGCGCGGCGAGCAGGTGACGACGTGGCTCGGGCGGTCCTCCCCGCGGCCGTCCGCCGCGTGGCTGGCGGCGCGGCAGGCGGCCTCCGCGGAGGGTGCGGCGCCGGAGGACGTGCGTGAGGTCCGCCGGCGCGCGCGTGACTGGGGCCGCTTCACGCGGAACTTCGTCGTGCAGGGCACGGCGGCGGAGTGGGCGCTGTGCTGGATGGCGGAGCTGCGGCGCCGGCTGCGCGAGCTGCCCGGCCGGCCGCACCTGGTGTTCTTCCTGCACGACGAGGTGATGGTGCACGCACCGGTGGACGTGGCGGAGCAGGTCGCCGTGATCGTCCGGGAGGCCGCGGTGGAGGCGGGCCGGCTGCTGTTCGGGCCGACGCCGGTCGAGTTCGCCCTGGACGTTTCGGTGGTGGACACGTACGCGGACGCCGTGTGACGATGCGGAGGTGGGTAGACCGGTCTACCCACC is a window encoding:
- the ald gene encoding alanine dehydrogenase, encoding MRVGIPAEIKNHEYRVAITPAGVHQLVARGHEVLVQAGAGTGSAIADADYAAVGARIVPTAAELWASSELVCKVKEPIAPEYGYLRPDLVLFTYLHLAADRPQTDALLASGVTSIAYETVQLPDGSLPLLAPMSEVAGRLAPQVGAYHLMRSGGGSGRLLGGVPGVAPAKVVVIGGGVAGQHAAEVALGMRADVTVLDLSVPRLRELDVAFGGRVRTLASSALAVQEAVADADLVVGAVLVPGARAPKLVTDDMVAGMRPGSVLVDVAVDQGGCFASTRPTTHDDPTFPVHDAVFYCVANMPGAVPVTSTRALTNATLPYLTALADLGWRDALAADPALAGGLSTHAGELYHAGVGAAHGLPVRRQALVG
- a CDS encoding GNAT family N-acetyltransferase; translation: MDPFELTDGVVLLRTPGPEDVDRITEVCQDPDVQEWTTVPSPYRREDAEGFVGGYVGDGWAKGTACTWAVRDAVDGTLVGMVGLVMEGAGSAEIGYWLAPDRRGQGVMSRAVALVVGAAFGRLGLVRLSWRAFVGNGPSRRVAERAGFRVEGELRGGGVQRGVRRDEWLGTLLRDDPRPA
- a CDS encoding M3 family metallopeptidase gives rise to the protein MTSLLDADNPFAAPSSLPYGLPDFTRIRAEHYRPALLAGMAEQRAEVEAIASSSEPPTVENTLDALERSGRLLHRAATVFFNQSSSDSTPALEELEEEVAPLLAAHSDAIHLDRRLFARVEALHAAHESGELDLEPDTAWLLHRQHTAFVRAGVRLDDAAQARLRELNAEITRLETVFGRLLLADTNASAVLVTDEAELDGLPEDARAAAAEAAARRGHEGAWLIDLVLPTQQPALAQLRDRGLRERLHAASVSRGGRGGEHDTRATLLALARLRAERALLLGYPHHAAYVAEDATAKTPEAVAEMLARLAPAAVANARAEAADLTEALRRDVPGATLEAWDWAYYAEQVRQERRSLDESRLRPYLELDRVLHEGVFRAAHELYGLSFTERPDLTGYHPDVRVFEVTDADGSGLGLFLGDYWTRDSKRGGAWMNNLVDQSTLLGEAPVVVNNLNIPKPPAGQPTLLTWDEVITLFHEFGHALHGLFSAVRYPSQSGTEVPRDFVEYPSQVNEMWAWEPSVLRAYAVHHETGEPMPQEWVDTLIAARQDGEGFATTEYLAAALLDQAWYRLAPQDVPTDVEQVEAFEAAALEAAGVAFAPVPPRYRTTYFNHVFGGGYSAGYYSYIWSEVLDADTVTWFEENGGLRRENGDTFRARLLSRGGSVDPMQAFADLRGRTPDITPLLTRRGLTPS
- a CDS encoding M20/M25/M40 family metallo-hydrolase; this translates as MASAPASQPQDPHDTSVAEGEVVRLCQDLIRIDSSNYGDGSGPGERAAAEHVMALLHEVGLEPELFESAPGRANVVVRLEGEDRSRPALVLHGHTDVVPAEAKDWKVDPFAGEEFDGMVWGRGAVDMKGMDAMILAVVRQMAREGRRPARDVVVAMFADEEAGGRFGARYAVDHRPELFEGATEAVSEVGGFSVDVQGRRAYLLQTAEKGIAWLRLVADGTAGHGSAVNPDNAVTELAAAVARIGAYQWDTRLTPTVLALLEGVADLTGLPLDVDDPLAIDRLIGALGPARRFVGSSIRTLANPTQLQAGYKSNVIPGRATATIDVRPLPGDHEDVLATVRELAGPHVRVEPEHIDIGLEVPATGGLVDTMTDVLRAQDPGAVVLPYMLSAGTDNKSLARLGITGYGFAPLRLPADLDFTALFHGVDERVPSDSLRFGVRVLDGLLREA
- a CDS encoding DUF5703 family protein, with product MARTDQGAKRPDSPEAARQYEYRVLTIPRSTSRNDARRLLTDEAEYGRWELARTLLYSGGERKVWLRRRIIRVRSTLGAFGD
- a CDS encoding primosomal protein, translated to MAIDPRAALDRLIAALEAHYTAVATRRGEDDPAVDDAYDVLADAFEVYDDALGTVHGEATPFYLAEEDDEDDEDDDATDDDDLDDLPEYAYDDEDDAVRPGS